The genomic interval AGGGGTTGGGCTTCGGCTTGGACTTGACTTTACCAATGGACGAATTGGCTGCCTCGGTCACAGCTACAATCTGTTTCTTGCACTCGGCGTATACCTCGACCCACATGCTCTGATCTCTGCTGAGATCTTCAAACATTTGGACTCGTCCCtgtggagagaagagggCCACGTagagcagctcctggaaTGCCACCGATTGCGGGTAAACGTGCTTGGAGTCTCGCAGTCCCGATACCAAAGTTCCGTTTCTGTCGGGAGACGATTCACTGATTCCTTCGCCCTTGCGTAGAGGTCCCAGAGACAtgtagatggagaaggtggtgtTGACGAGATTCCACAGAAGCAACAGGATTGCTGAGGCGATGAAAGTGTCCATGACCAGCGAGAATCGTAGACCGGGATACACCTCGGGGGTCTGTGCCTTGTTGAGTCCGTACCAGTAGCCCGACAGTGACATAGTGATGTTCCAGATCTTGGTGCGGAAGCTGGGGTAGAACATGATGGGGTAGACGACCAGAGAGAAGCCCGCCGACAGAGTGCCTGCATTTTTGACAATGTCGGTCATCTGGTGCTTGAGTCTCTCCATGGGTCGAGCGGGTTCTTCGGTCACAGGCTGTACAATGAGCttgtcaatgtccttggCGATGTGGAGCACCGACTGGGCCAGAGACAGAGCAATTGGGAACACCATCAGGTAAAGGGCATTCTCGTTTAGCATAGGCTGGGTCAACGGGGTAGCTCGGGTGGTGAAGGCCGAGTTCTCTGTCGACATGGCCTTGGTGTAGTAACCGAAGAACATGGATGCTGACAGCATGTATGCTGCGAAGGTGACGACAAACGTGGTTGAGAAGATACGATCACAGATCTCAGCAGCCAGTGACAGGTACGGCAGCTCCCGTATGTGCAGGTCGGCCTTTCTCATGATGACGACCGGCAACAGACCCAGTAGTAGCCAAGAGGCTCGTAGAGGTAACAggcaccaccaccatgagGAGTCATCTGACGACGCCAACACCCGTCGTAGCACCTCAATCACAATTCCAATCAGATAGCAAAGCGTGAACAGCAGCCGATACATGTTGCCAAATCTGTATTTCATCACCAGCGTCATGAGACTGTGGTATGGGATGGGTTCCGACCGGGCACTAGGCACCGGCATCATTCGCGATACGCTGACCATGTGGTGTGTGTATTGTgagttgtgtgtgtgagtaTGTGTCGGTAATCGTTTCTTCTAGTTTGGATGATGCAGATTCGTTAGTAGTAGCGGTGGTTGCGGCGGTTATGTGGTTGTTTTGGTTCACTTCTTGATCTCGCAAGCTTCCAGAATCTTTTTCAGAGGCTATCCAAACATGCAGAAACAACAATGCAGAAAGCTTGAGTAACAATCAGTGGATGGAGACAGGTTAGAGGAGAATACTTGGTGGGCgggagggggagggagTGGGAAGGTGAATGGAGTAATTGCAGTTGATTTATATTGGTCGGTTGATTCATTGTCTTATTAGTTTTCTCGGCGACCCTGAAACTGCCACCTCCCAcaatttatttatatatagtTTCGGCAACCTCTCACACGTTAtttacagtacttgtatattcAGACTACCAACTAAATCACAACTAATATCCCAACAGCGCTTACTTATCCCTTGCCCCCTCCAACGCCGCCAACTCCACTTATTGACGCTGAAGAGATACATTTTTTGCTTTATATGAAACATCGCTCCTTTATCTATCCAATTATatccttctttttgttaCACCATTTCGGGAAGATCGAAATAGCTACCCCTAGCTGacttcttctctcaacaAATTTACATCTAAAGCTAAGTAACTAAAGTTGGTGACTAAGAAGTGGAAGTCCTTATATAGGCAAGTAGGTGCTGTACGTAAGCAGATTCTTCACTGGTGATGTTACCGCATTGTGAAGAGCAATATCTACGTCTcccggtcacgtgccatGTTGTAGGGGCAATCTACGCCCGCCGCGTTCTCACAGCAAGCTTGAATTTGTAATCGAGAGAGCGTTTCGCGTGTGGACGTGTTGACACTAAAACTGTAAAATTCAAGACTGAACCAGGAACACCTCAAGAGTATTATTTAGAAGATTATAAGGGCGGTGACAAAGCTGAAGCAATGCTAATGCTCATTATTCATGTCTAACTTGCTCTTGTTTTCTCCTCACCCACCATCTTCACGCCCTCCGTACCATATCTTGCTCTCCTCTAAGACTGCATTTTTAGCTGCTTACTCTGATCATAACATTGCAGGTATTTTTCCTGCATCGACATAGACGCGTCACACCAGAGAAGTTCACCTGCAAGGATACCTGCTTTTTCGTTGTAAGAAAAAAGTGCCTGACAAAAACTACTTCCTCAGTGACAAGCATCTGATCGTAACGAAACGACTTCGTTTCCGCCGGTACCACAACACTAACCACCTTGTTTCCTAATTGCATCAAAAAACGCCACCCGCTCTACTAGCAATGCCACAGTTCGGAGACCACTACGCGCTGCCTGATCCACCCAAAGCCATCACCACGGGCTCTGGGGGCGCCCCCAACATTCCTTACTCGCGCAGCGAGGAGCGACAGGTGTCTGATCTGCTCAAACACAACCTGGGCCCCGAATTTGTCTCCAAACGGCCCAGTCCGGGAGGTCGAAGCGTGCACTACTTGGAGGGCTGGAAGGTGTTCAATCTGGCCAACGAGATCTTCGGCTTCAACGGTTGGCGGTCGCAGAtcatcaagctggaggTCGACTACTGCGACCAGAACCCCGACACAAAGCGATGGGACGTGGGCGTCTATGCTATTGTTCGTGTCCATCTCAAGGACGGCACCTATCGGGAAGACACGGGGTCCGGCAATGTCGAGAACTGCCCCAAGCGAGACATGGCGCTCAACAAGTCGCGCAAGGAGGCTGTGACGGATGCATTTAAGCGAGCCATGCGTCAGTTTGGCCCCTCTCTGGGCAACTGTCTGTACGACTCGGAATACCTGAGCAAGCTCAAGACGGTGCGATCTGCCAAGTACACGTTTGATGAGAATAATCTGATTCGAAAGCCAGAATTTGTCATCAAGCGTGATatcaagcaggagcaggccaCTGCTGCCAACATTACTGCATCTACAtccacatccaccacctcgcATAATCAGGatcctcctgctccagccCCTGCCCCTGCCCCTCCTGCGCCTTCCGTCAGCCTCCACGGTCATTCAAACACATCCAGCAACCGCAGCAAGGCCGTGTCCATAGAGGCCATGTGCGAGGGCATCGACTACTCatttgacgacgacgatctCGACCTCGACTCCCTAGTGCCCCAGCTCAAGGCCGGACGCAACCCTTCGCCCTCCATCTCCGCTGAGGACTTTGACGAAGACCTGCCCATTTCGGCTGAggcaatggaggaggacggaTCGCCTATCCCCGTGGGCTTCTTCAAGGCCAGCGTTGCGGCAGATATCAACAAGGGCAGTCCCATTTCACAGAATGCCGCGTTTGACATCAACATCCAAAGTCCTTCCATTAAGCGCACCTTGGAGCATAATAGGAGTGTGCCTATTGCCAAACCACGTCCTCCCATGCACCCCAAGTCCACCAACATTCCCCCCAGCCCATTGTCCAAGCCGTTAGTGAATCCTGTGAAGCCCGAGTTTACCACCCCTGTTGCCAAAAAGCACAAAATTAACGAAAATGATGAATAGAAAACGAGGGATGGACAGATGGAGGGTGTATATTAGCTTCTATCAATTTGCATATGAATGGTGTACAGTCAGAGTAGCAAGTGAATTTCAAGTGTGCTGTATGTAGTCGTCCTGTACCGCTGTAGGCGACTGGACCAATAGGGATGGTGTTGTTCTGATGTCCAGAGCTACAGTAAGCGTCGTAGTTAGTTTTATTGGCCTCCAATTAATGTGTCGCGTTTTACTGTACAGATACTGGTGACTGTACTTGGCCTTCCAGTGTGCTGTGATTTACTTGCTCATTGTTTTGTTGTCATTGTCACCATCCGTTGTATTAATTTACCAGTGTTGTGGCAAGGCACTATCAACTATTTCACCTAATAATAACCCATCCATAATCTATAATCGGAGAGTCACGTCGTTCATCCAGTCTCTCTCCACTATAATTTTGTTACGTAACATTTTTGTGATGCACATTAGTCTCTTAGTCGTCGTAgtactcgtcgtcagactcctccacgagctgctcaaagTTGACCTTGTACCGGAGCAGAGCGCCGATACCACCAAAGCCCTGGACGAACTGGGCACCCTCGGAGGACCGGTCTGTGACAAACTCCAGCTGGGCGCCAAAGTCCTTGTAGTGCTCGGCTAGCCACTCGAGCAGAGGAATCTCGTCGaccacctccagctcgttACCCTCCTTGTCGATCAGGTATTCCTCGGTGGGAGTTCCCTTCTTGATGTGCACAATGGTCTCCTCGCCATCGTTGTTCTTGAGAGTCATTCGCTGGATGTCAAGGTTCTCGTAGACAATGACAGTCTCGCAGGCTCCGAGATCCAGggccttgagagtctcGTCGTAGCCGTAACAGAACTTTCCAGAGTCCATGGAGATCTCGTCGAAGTACTGGgtcagcagcttcttctcctgaaCGAACTTGACGTTGGACAGAGTCTCGGCAGACAGCTCGATGGCCTGGTTGAAGCCGTTCTCTCCTCCGTACGACACATCGACAGTCTTGATGACCTTAGCGTGCAGACGGTTGTCAAAGAGATCAGAGCCGTTCAGCTCGGTCTTGAAGTCGGCAGAACCGGCCAGAATCAGACCGTTGACGTTGACCTTGTCGTTTGTGATGAAGTTCTGGACAgccacctcggccacctTTCGCACGTAGTTGTGTCGCTTTTCCTCTCGCAGTCGGGAGAATCGCAGCGCGGACTGACCACCACGACCATGCTTCTTGGGCAGATCAACGGTGAACTTGTGCAGAACCTCTCGGGTGTTTCCGGACAGAGTACCGAACAGGGCTCCGTTACCGTCCATGACAATGAAGCCAAACTTGGAGTCggactccagcagctctgACAGAGCCTCGGTATGGAACTTGTTGTCACACAGGTAAAGAGAGGTGTTGATGGGCTTGAAGGGCTCGAAGTCAATGgacatcttcttctccttgccGTCGGCAGTAATCACGTCTCCACAGTAGATAACCAGACCGTTGGTGGGCACTCGGTTGTACAGCTTGAGACGCTGCTGAGTGGATGTGATAGCGGAGAGCACCGACTGTCGGTTGACTCGAGACTTGATGTTAGAGGCGGTTCCGTACTCATCGGTCAACATCTTGGAGTACTGTGGAATCTGGGTCTTGGGGGGCATGATGAGCGAGATCATGGAGGTTCCGTTACCTCGAGCGGCCTCGAGGTTCTTGATCAGCTTTCGCACCTTCCAGATCTCGATGTTCTTCTCGGCGTCGCTTGGTTCCACTTCCTTGGCCATTTTGTCGTCCCTTTTGTGTGttgcagaaaaaaaacttgCACGCACGCGGTGAAAAATTAGAAGACGCTTGTTTGGGAAGTTGGATGATAGGGTTAGCAAGGACAGTACGAGCGCTGTAGATGTGGGTGCTATGGGTGCCACGTGTCTATTGTATGGTATTCTTGCGACTAAAATATCACACTTTGGCCGTTTATCCACTACTAACACCCATCTACGGTATCACCATCTTCACCTTTTCATCCCACTATTTAGAAACTCTGGTGGTGGGAGATACAGGAGGTACGGCGGCGGAGTaggctactgtacagtataagCTTGAGTGTTTCGATGAGATGAAAGCGGATGTCAAGAGTGAAGCTGTGTGAGTGTGGGACATAGATGGGTGTGAGCATTTGTGTTACGTCCCCTTTGTGGATACACTGCTGCTGATTCCATGTATATAAACCGCCACTTCCCCCCGCCATACTAGCACTCTTCAACGGCTATTTTTTTAGCCTTCTCGACTCGgttttttctctctctctctctctctctctctctatcAGTTTGTCTCACCCAAACACTGGATTCATGGCTGCCCGTTACCCTGCAGTGGCTGGTGAGCCCTTCCCCTTGCATGACGTGTCCTTGTAGGATACTGCACTGAATAGTGGGAGGCAgctgggtcacgtgttcGGAAGTGTAGGGGTGCGGCTCAACGTTCTCTGACAGTTTGGCGTTGTATGGTAAAGCCGTGGTTTACAGTGATGATTATCCGTGGTTACAGTGATGATTGAGCATGACAGATATAGATTGACGAACACACTATGACCTGACGAAGCgctcggtcacgtgatgagtATACAAGatatgtacttgtacattcACGAGTAAAATGTACTGTTCTTGTCCAATACTCACACATTCCACAGTTATATTGGGAACAGTTGCCAATGTTTTATACCTGACGAAAGGGCTGTGCATAGCATTCCTTAGGTTAGGTTGGTGTGGAAGCACAGCCGCCACGCCGCTGACGGAGTGGTCTGGGACGTGGCGATGGACACGTATCACATTGCTTAAAAGGCAACTAACAACACAGCAACCATAACTACGTCTCACACGGCCGGCAATGTCGCCACATTTACCACCCCTTCCATTTCTCGGATTATCTCCTTTCTCCTACACAGCTTGTAAACCCTGTTGCCAAAATTTGGGACCAAAGGTGCGCCCTTTGTATTGACTCTATCCAAAGCTGCACCACTCACCAGCAGGACAAATTCACTCACCAcacatttttttcacaGATGGACTCGGACAGTGAAAACGAACGGCCCACGCATcaggagcccaaggagaagtCGCGACGACCCCCCAACACGGCCTTCCGGCAGCAGCGGCTCAAGGCATGGCAGCCCATCTTCACTCCCAAGACGGTGCTGCCCCTGCTCCTGTGTATCACCGTCATTTTTGCGCCTCTTGGAGGAGCGCTGATTTACGGCAGTGACCAGGTCCAGGAGATCATCATCGACTACAGCCACTGCCATGAACAGGCGTCGACCACAGAGCCTAGAACCATGGATGACAAgtacatcaccacacacttcaacgccaaggacgccacctccaaggtcCAGTGGCAGCTTCTGGACGGCACCGACGAGCAAAAGTCGCGTCGTTCATACAACGGAACCTGCAGACTCACGTTTGATGTGCCCCATGATATGGGTGCCCCCATTTACATGTACTACCGACTGACCAACTTCTACCAGAACCATCGACGATATGTGACGTCCTACAATGAGGACCAGCTGAACGGAAAGAACAAGAGTGCACATGATCTCAAAGACAAGAACGATTGCAAACCCCTGGTTTTAGACCGGGATGGAAAGCCATACTACCCCTGTGGACTGATCGCCAACTCCATGTTCAACGACACCTTCCATACTCCTGTGGCTCTTAACCCCTCTGGAAACCAGGGTAACGTGACTTACGACATGACCACCGATGGGATTGCCTGGGGAACCGACAAGAACCGATTCAAAAAGACTACATACAACGCCTCCCAGGTGACACCCCCTCCGTTCTGGGTCGAGAAGTTCCCCGACGGATACACCGAGGAGAACCTGCCCAACATTGCTGAATGGCAGGAGTTCCAGAACTGGATGCGAACTGCTGCCCTGCCCACCTTCTCAAAGCTCGTCATGCGACAGGATCACAACACTCTGACAGTCGGAACCTACTCTGTGGATGTGGACTTGTACTTCCCCGTTCTCCAGTATGACGGCACCAAGTCGCTTGTGCTGACCACACGAAGTGCCGTGGGAGGCCGAAACCCCTTCCTGGGCATTGCTTATGTTGTCGTTGCCGGTATTTGTGCCGTCGTCGGTCTGCTGTTCCTGGGTAAGCATCTGGTCAAGCCCCGAAGACTGGGTGACCATTCTTACCTGAGCTGGAACAACGAGAACTAAGGTATGGGGGATGAGATGACTTGGTGATCAGATTGGTAATCAGAACAATATGATTTGTATCAAGTCGCGAATGATGAGGAATGAGACTCTGTTCAACAGCCAAGACTCAGGGGCTGAGTCAGAGGactcgtacgagtaccacCCACTCAGCAACATTGCCTGTATGGAGGACTGACTGACaagtgctacaagtatgagcTCGGAGACATCCTGCCGACGCGGACTTGCTCCCAACTCGAGATATATAATATGTAAATGGATATTTTTGATAGTGTGATGGACGTTTGAAGGAGGGGTATGGGAGGCTATTGACGTGCCTGTAATGCgcatacttgtacgatactacttgtaggatAGAGCAATTTCAATCCAATCCAATACGAGTAATTAGTTTCTTCTTcgaagtacaagtatgctGAGTTGTTGCGATACGATAGCAGTGACACGCGTAGTGTAGTCGGATGCGCCGCTATGAAGCTATATAAACACGTAGTTGCCCTATTTCTACTCGCGCGCCTCTCATCCGGGGTCGGTTGGTTTCATCCGGACTTTTATCCGGACAATGCGATACCCGTCACAGCTGTCGAGGACAAGAAACACATGCAGTCGTACCGTGCAAACAGCGTTTTGGGTTGGGGGACGTGCATGGCGACCGGGGCCGAGTCGGCCGCAGTGGTCTGCCGCGTCGGGTTTGTACACGCCTGAGAGGCACTAGGCGGCCCGTGGATTGGACCAAACGTCCTAGCAGGCAATTGAATCCGGGGACAAGAGCGGTATCTCCAGGTatgtatgtgtgtgtgacTCACTCAGCCACGACCGAAAATCATACTGCTCTCAATGAAAAAGGCTAATCCAACGTGTTTGTCCAGTGCAACAGCTATGGGCCGGCGTGGAGTCGGAAGATGTGCGAGCAAACTGAAATTGGGGAAGGGTTGGAATTAACTCTGGCCTGTGGAGATCGAACACGTCGGAGGGGGGGGAAACGCTTGAGGGTCTGTAGGCAGGAGGGGCGTTggcggtcacgtgacccggGGTGTTGTATATCATTCAATGCATCTCATTGAATTGAGTGTTTTAACACGACTTACTGCTGCTCGATCCGCCGCCGCCTCCATTCTAACAGGCTAGACCTGTTGTGCTGTTGTTGACTACCCCAGATGTATGTGCTGTGCTGTAGGTTGAGTTTTGGCTTTACAAGTGCCCCCTTTGTTTGGCAAAGGTTAAGCTCTTGTCTGCTGTAGGCTGTCTAACCGGTGGTTTGGTTTTTCACAAGGGAAAAAGGGAAAGTGAAAAGCAGCGGGTTCACCGGGGcctctctcttcctctcttctatatatatacctaGGTGAGTACCCGTTTATTCTTCCTTTTCTTGTTTCCCCAGCCCAATTGAGAGGATCAAGACACACAATGCGAGCTTTCAGATCTGCCGCCAACTTCGGAGCTGCTTCTAACATCTACCGAAAGTCCTTCACCCCCGCTTCTATTGCCTCTAACCGATTTGTCTCTGCCAGAATGAGCTCCATCATGACCGACAACGCCCGACCTAACACCGACAAGGTTGTTCAGGACATTGCCGACTACATCCATGACTACAAGATCGACTCCTCCGTCGCCATGGAGACTGCTCGACTCTGTTTCCTTGACACTCTCGGCTGTGGTcttgagggtctcaagtaccagcagtGTGCCAACATTGTTGGCCCCGTTGTTCCCGGCACCATTGTGCCCAACGGAACCAAGGTCCCCGGTACCGACTACCAGGTTGACCCCGTCCGAGGTGCCTTCAACATTGGTACCATCATCCGATGGCTCGATTTCAACGACTGCTGGCTCGCCGCCGAGTGGGGACACCCCTCCGATAACCTTGGCGGTATCCTTGCCGTTGCCGACTGGCAGACTCGATCCGCCAAGGCCGGTCTTGAGGGCAAGGTcttcaaggtcaaggatGTCCTCGAGGGCATGATCAAGGCCCACGAGATTCAGGGAGGTCTCGCCATCGAGAACTCTTTCAACCGAGTCGGTCTCGACCACGTTGTTCTCGTTAAGATCGCCTCTACTGCCGTTGTCTCCGGCATGCTCGGCCTCTCTCGAGAGCAGACCGCTGATGCCATCTCTCAGGCCTTTGTCGACGGTCAGTCTCTCCGAACCTACCGACACGCCCCCAACACCATGTCTCGAAAGTCTTGGGCTGCCGGTGATGCCACCTCTCGAGCCGTTAACCTGGCTCTGCTCGTCAAGAAGGGTGAGGGAGGTATGCCCTCTATCCTGACCGCCAAGACCTGGGGTTTCTACGATGTCCTCTTTGGCGGCAAGGAGTTCAAGTTCCAGCGACCTTACGGCTCCTACGTCATGGAGAACGTTCTCTTCAAGATCTCTTTCCCCGCTGAGTTCCACGCCCAGACCGCCTGCGAGTCTGCCATGCTGCTCCacgaggagctcaagaagcttgGCAAGACCTCCGATGACATTGCCTCCATCAAGATCCGAACCCAGGAGGCCGCCATGCGAATCATCGACAAGAAGGGTCCCCTGCACAACTACGCTGACCGAGACCACTGCATCCAGTACATGGTTGCTATTCCTCTCATCCACGGCCGACTTACCGCTGACGACTACACTGACGAGATCGCCTCCGACCCCCGAATTGACGCCCTccgagagaagatggagtGTGTTGAGGACAAGCGATTCTCCGAGGAGTACCACGCCCCCGACAAGCGATACATCGGTAACGCCATCGAGAtcactctcaaggacggcaCCGTGCTCGACGAGATCGAGGTCAACTACCCCATTGGCCACCGACAGCGACGAGAGGAGGGTACCCccgttctccttgagaagtTTGCTCGACATCTCCGTGGACGATTCCCTGAGGGACAGGTTGAGAAGATTCTCGCTGCCTCTAACCAGGATATTGTCAACATGGACATTGACGAGTACGTTGACCTTTacgtcaagaaggactaATTTAGTCATGTGTTGAATTAGTTAATGATTATGAGTTGTTATTTAATGAGGTGCGAGACACTGTCGAGCATCAAGTGTACGAGATACAGGAACGTAGTCGGGATGTCTTTGTATTATACATGTGCTGTAGTCACATCCTTATGTATAGAACACAAGTAGGAGTAATAGATATACACTATGAAGACACAATTCTCCCAGAATTGAAGTGCCCTTCCACATGTGAGTACGTCTCGCAACATGATCATTCCTTGCTGATGATTCAGCTCAGCCCTACACTTCAAACTGTAACAGAGTCCAACAAAAACCAACTATACTCCTAATAAATTGCACTCAAGGCTGGAGCAGTGATTTGAGAGAAACTGAGACTTAACACTATAGCCTGTTTTTGATACAGCATATTTCCTTTCTACAGGGCTCAGGATATCCCCTGATGTTTCTCTCATCTCCCTGACATGTCTTTAGAGCACTGAACTAAGATCCCCAGGTGAAGATTTTCCCCCTTATAAACAAACTCCTAACTAAAGTACAAGCAGTAGCTaaacagtacagtaagtcGAAAATATGAAATTTGACGATCACAAGGAATCCAGCCATAGTAACCACCATGGCAATAATTATGTGCAAACACGAGTGAATTGCCATTGATATACCGTAGTTAGGATCACATATAGCCCCGCTCAGTTCAACATGTGCAAAGTAAACGCATGGAGTGGTATCTCTAGCTCATTCATGAGCATCTGGTTATTGTAAACTGCTGGCTTCGTTGCTGGCAACTGTATCGATAAACTCCTCCAGGCCAATCACAAAGTCATGGGAATTATCCCATCAGAAGAAAAGGGTCAGCGACTAGCTGTGGCTTTCTCCGAGGCTATCAAGTCCGGACAACTGGTTTTTGAGACGGTTTCCGACGTTCGATCTGAAGAGGGTTCAAGACTCGGCTTCAAAAGCATCAAATACGTGCTCCATACCGCCTCTCCTTCACCTTTCAATGTCGAGGACCCCGTCAAGGATCTACTGAGCCTTCCGTCAACAGAACTCTGACTGTTCTCAAGgtcgtcatcgtcaagCAATACCTACGCTCCCCACGTGGAAATCACCTCATCGTTCGCAGCcatgctcaacaagaacgaggCTAACGATTattcctccttggtaaCCGAGGAGTCGTGGATTCCCGTGGCATGGGGAGAAGCTTCTCATAAGGACAACGCTTTTGTATCCTACATGGGCTCCAAGAAGTATGCAGGGAAGGTGGCCTGGGGATTCATAAAGTCTGAGAAGCCC from Yarrowia lipolytica chromosome 1F, complete sequence carries:
- a CDS encoding uncharacterized protein (Compare to YALI0F02409g, similar to Saccharomyces cerevisiae NDC1 (YML031W); ancestral locus Anc_5.574, weakly similar to uniprot|O13961 Schizosaccharomyces pombe SPAC1786.03 Nuclear envelope protein cut11), yielding MVSVSRMMPVPSARSEPIPYHSLMTLVMKYRFGNMYRLLFTLCYLIGIVIEVLRRVLASSDDSSWWWCLLPLRASWLLLGLLPVVIMRKADLHIRELPYLSLAAEICDRIFSTTFVVTFAAYMLSASMFFGYYTKAMSTENSAFTTRATPLTQPMLNENALYLMVFPIALSLAQSVLHIAKDIDKLIVQPVTEEPARPMERLKHQMTDIVKNAGTLSAGFSLVVYPIMFYPSFRTKIWNITMSLSGYWYGLNKAQTPEVYPGLRFSLVMDTFIASAILLLLWNLVNTTFSIYMSLGPLRKGEGISESSPDRNGTLVSGLRDSKHVYPQSVAFQELLYVALFSPQGRVQMFEDLSRDQSMWVEVYAECKKQIVAVTEAANSSIGKVKSKPKPNPFDYKGKQQADLVSTARPEAPQIVIRRDNIFKNPKPDFPKVVQVFQDKEATTSNQFSESVSELFKTFTELLGGYQTQMIQLLRLPIGAPFRQTIQRRCKRIVPEPLLTCNAIMALSFLVFHSIDEDRYGSVQRTIPEILDTLCQSMVALDELLRKPPVSWTDVKFNPDDIDEEMSDIVFIRSSAQTAFSRIVFRFEQWIEGMDLTPLVQREIRKLYS
- a CDS encoding uncharacterized protein (Compare to YALI0F02431g, similar to Saccharomyces cerevisiae RAD52 (YML032C); ancestral locus Anc_5.575, weakly similar to uniprot|P06778 Saccharomyces cerevisiae YML032c RAD52 recombination and DNA repair protein); the protein is MPQFGDHYALPDPPKAITTGSGGAPNIPYSRSEERQVSDLLKHNLGPEFVSKRPSPGGRSVHYLEGWKVFNLANEIFGFNGWRSQIIKLEVDYCDQNPDTKRWDVGVYAIVRVHLKDGTYREDTGSGNVENCPKRDMALNKSRKEAVTDAFKRAMRQFGPSLGNCLYDSEYLSKLKTVRSAKYTFDENNLIRKPEFVIKRDIKQEQATAANITASTSTSTTSHNQDPPAPAPAPAPPAPSVSLHGHSNTSSNRSKAVSIEAMCEGIDYSFDDDDLDLDSLVPQLKAGRNPSPSISAEDFDEDLPISAEAMEEDGSPIPVGFFKASVAADINKGSPISQNAAFDINIQSPSIKRTLEHNRSVPIAKPRPPMHPKSTNIPPSPLSKPLVNPVKPEFTTPVAKKHKINENDE
- a CDS encoding uncharacterized protein (Compare to YALI0F02453g, similar to Saccharomyces cerevisiae SUP45 (YBR143C); ancestral locus Anc_3.121, highly similar to uniprot|P12385 Saccharomyces cerevisiae YBR143c SUP45 translational release factor); the encoded protein is MAKEVEPSDAEKNIEIWKVRKLIKNLEAARGNGTSMISLIMPPKTQIPQYSKMLTDEYGTASNIKSRVNRQSVLSAITSTQQRLKLYNRVPTNGLVIYCGDVITADGKEKKMSIDFEPFKPINTSLYLCDNKFHTEALSELLESDSKFGFIVMDGNGALFGTLSGNTREVLHKFTVDLPKKHGRGGQSALRFSRLREEKRHNYVRKVAEVAVQNFITNDKVNVNGLILAGSADFKTELNGSDLFDNRLHAKVIKTVDVSYGGENGFNQAIELSAETLSNVKFVQEKKLLTQYFDEISMDSGKFCYGYDETLKALDLGACETVIVYENLDIQRMTLKNNDGEETIVHIKKGTPTEEYLIDKEGNELEVVDEIPLLEWLAEHYKDFGAQLEFVTDRSSEGAQFVQGFGGIGALLRYKVNFEQLVEESDDEYYDD
- a CDS encoding uncharacterized protein (Compare to YALI0F02475g, similar to uniprot|P25656 Saccharomyces cerevisiae YCR094w CDC50 cell division cycle mutant or uniprot|P53740 Saccharomyces cerevisiae YNR048w or uniprot|P42838 Saccharomyces cerevisiae YNL323w), producing the protein MDSDSENERPTHQEPKEKSRRPPNTAFRQQRLKAWQPIFTPKTVLPLLLCITVIFAPLGGALIYGSDQVQEIIIDYSHCHEQASTTEPRTMDDKYITTHFNAKDATSKVQWQLLDGTDEQKSRRSYNGTCRLTFDVPHDMGAPIYMYYRLTNFYQNHRRYVTSYNEDQLNGKNKSAHDLKDKNDCKPLVLDRDGKPYYPCGLIANSMFNDTFHTPVALNPSGNQGNVTYDMTTDGIAWGTDKNRFKKTTYNASQVTPPPFWVEKFPDGYTEENLPNIAEWQEFQNWMRTAALPTFSKLVMRQDHNTLTVGTYSVDVDLYFPVLQYDGTKSLVLTTRSAVGGRNPFLGIAYVVVAGICAVVGLLFLGKHLVKPRRLGDHSYLSWNNEN
- a CDS encoding uncharacterized protein (Compare to YALI0F02497g, similar to Saccharomyces cerevisiae PDH1 (YPR002W); ancestral locus Anc_8.93, similar to uniprot|Q12428 Saccharomyces cerevisiae YPR002W Hypothetical 57.7 kDa protein in CIT3-HAL1 intergenic region); protein product: MRAFRSAANFGAASNIYRKSFTPASIASNRFVSARMSSIMTDNARPNTDKVVQDIADYIHDYKIDSSVAMETARLCFLDTLGCGLEGLKYQQCANIVGPVVPGTIVPNGTKVPGTDYQVDPVRGAFNIGTIIRWLDFNDCWLAAEWGHPSDNLGGILAVADWQTRSAKAGLEGKVFKVKDVLEGMIKAHEIQGGLAIENSFNRVGLDHVVLVKIASTAVVSGMLGLSREQTADAISQAFVDGQSLRTYRHAPNTMSRKSWAAGDATSRAVNLALLVKKGEGGMPSILTAKTWGFYDVLFGGKEFKFQRPYGSYVMENVLFKISFPAEFHAQTACESAMLLHEELKKLGKTSDDIASIKIRTQEAAMRIIDKKGPLHNYADRDHCIQYMVAIPLIHGRLTADDYTDEIASDPRIDALREKMECVEDKRFSEEYHAPDKRYIGNAIEITLKDGTVLDEIEVNYPIGHRQRREEGTPVLLEKFARHLRGRFPEGQVEKILAASNQDIVNMDIDEYVDLYVKKD